The Raphanus sativus cultivar WK10039 chromosome 2, ASM80110v3, whole genome shotgun sequence genome includes a region encoding these proteins:
- the LOC108843280 gene encoding homeobox protein knotted-1-like 2 isoform X1 has translation MDRMCGFRSAGDYQEKAAVVMSSSESLMSLSDYQNFICSSAGENYVFGSDELFSAATAASALSSEAVSIAPRVRRADQDNNFIKSKIASHPLYPRLLQTYIDCQKVGAPFEIACVLEEIQRENDVYKRDVAPLSCYGADPELDEFMETYCDILVKYKSDLARPFDEATTFLNKIETQLQDLCTGPASARGLSDDGAVSSDEELREGDDVATQDSQQRSNDRELKDQLLRKFGSHISSLKLEFSKKKKKGKLPREARQALLDWWNVHYKWPYPTEADKIALAEETGLDQKQINNWFINQRKRHWKPSENMPFAMMDDSSETFFTEE, from the exons ATGGATAGAATGTGCGGTTTCCGTTCGGCAGGAGATTATCAGGAAAAGGCGGCGGTGGTTATGTCCTCTTCGGAGAGTCTTATGTCGTTGTCTGATTACCAGAACTTTATTTGTTCATCAGCCGGAGAGAACTACGTGTTTGGATCCGACGAGCTTTTCTCAGCAGCAACAGCAGCTTCTGCTTTGTCCTCGGAGGCGGTTTCGATTGCTCCGCGTGTTCGAAGAGCTGATCAGGATAATAACTTCATAAAGTCTAAAATCGCTTCTCATCCTTTGTATCCTCGCTTGCTTCAGACCTACATCGATTGCCAAAAG GTGGGAGCTCCTTTTGAGATAGCGTGTGTGTTGGAAGAGATTCAGCGAGAGAACGATGTGTACAAAAGAGATGTGGCTCCTTTATCTTGCTATGGAGCTGATCCTGAGCTTGACGAGTTCATG gaaacaTACTGCGATATATTGGTTAAGTACAAATCCGATCTAGCGAGGCCGTTCGATGAGGCTACCACTTTCCTGAACAAGATCGAAACGCAACTACAGGATCTGTGCACTGGTCCCGCTTCTGCTAGAGGCCTTTCAG ATGATGGTGCAGTTTCATCAGACGAGGAACTGAGAGAAGGTGATGACGTAGCAACCCAGGACAGCCAACAAAGAAGCAATGACCGGGAACTCAAGGACCAGCTGCTACGTAAATTCGGTAGCCATATCAGTTCATTGAAACTcgagttctccaagaagaagaaaaaagggaAGCTACCAAGAGAAGCAAGACAAGCATTGCTTGATTGGTGGAATGTTCATTATAAATGGCCATACCCAACT GAAGCTGACAAAATAGCCCTGGCTGAAGAAACGGGTTTGGATCAAAAACAAATCAACAACTGGTTTATAAACCAAAGGAAACGCCACTGGAAGCCTTCGGAAAACATGCCGTTCGCTATGATGGACGATTCTAGTGAAACATTCTTTACCGAAGAATGA
- the LOC108843280 gene encoding homeobox protein knotted-1-like 2 isoform X2 — protein MDRMCGFRSAGDYQEKAAVVMSSSESLMSLSDYQNFICSSAGENYVFGSDELFSAATAASALSSEAVSIAPRVRRADQDNNFIKSKIASHPLYPRLLQTYIDCQKVGAPFEIACVLEEIQRENDVYKRDVAPLSCYGADPELDEFMETYCDILVKYKSDLARPFDEATTFLNKIETQLQDLCTGPASARGLSVSSDEELREGDDVATQDSQQRSNDRELKDQLLRKFGSHISSLKLEFSKKKKKGKLPREARQALLDWWNVHYKWPYPTEADKIALAEETGLDQKQINNWFINQRKRHWKPSENMPFAMMDDSSETFFTEE, from the exons ATGGATAGAATGTGCGGTTTCCGTTCGGCAGGAGATTATCAGGAAAAGGCGGCGGTGGTTATGTCCTCTTCGGAGAGTCTTATGTCGTTGTCTGATTACCAGAACTTTATTTGTTCATCAGCCGGAGAGAACTACGTGTTTGGATCCGACGAGCTTTTCTCAGCAGCAACAGCAGCTTCTGCTTTGTCCTCGGAGGCGGTTTCGATTGCTCCGCGTGTTCGAAGAGCTGATCAGGATAATAACTTCATAAAGTCTAAAATCGCTTCTCATCCTTTGTATCCTCGCTTGCTTCAGACCTACATCGATTGCCAAAAG GTGGGAGCTCCTTTTGAGATAGCGTGTGTGTTGGAAGAGATTCAGCGAGAGAACGATGTGTACAAAAGAGATGTGGCTCCTTTATCTTGCTATGGAGCTGATCCTGAGCTTGACGAGTTCATG gaaacaTACTGCGATATATTGGTTAAGTACAAATCCGATCTAGCGAGGCCGTTCGATGAGGCTACCACTTTCCTGAACAAGATCGAAACGCAACTACAGGATCTGTGCACTGGTCCCGCTTCTGCTAGAGGCCTTTCAG TTTCATCAGACGAGGAACTGAGAGAAGGTGATGACGTAGCAACCCAGGACAGCCAACAAAGAAGCAATGACCGGGAACTCAAGGACCAGCTGCTACGTAAATTCGGTAGCCATATCAGTTCATTGAAACTcgagttctccaagaagaagaaaaaagggaAGCTACCAAGAGAAGCAAGACAAGCATTGCTTGATTGGTGGAATGTTCATTATAAATGGCCATACCCAACT GAAGCTGACAAAATAGCCCTGGCTGAAGAAACGGGTTTGGATCAAAAACAAATCAACAACTGGTTTATAAACCAAAGGAAACGCCACTGGAAGCCTTCGGAAAACATGCCGTTCGCTATGATGGACGATTCTAGTGAAACATTCTTTACCGAAGAATGA